In Citrobacter sp. RHB25-C09, the following proteins share a genomic window:
- the ptsP gene encoding phosphoenolpyruvate--protein phosphotransferase has protein sequence MPLIVEFTCELPNGVHARPASHVETLCNTFTSQIEWHNLRTDRKGNAKSALALIGTDTLVGDSCQLLISGADEAEAHQRLSQWLLDEFPLCDAPLAEVKNSEPEPLPASLTNLNPQLFRARTVCNGSAGGVLTLLCALDLNALGDLPAANNVETEQSALDRGLTLLVKNIEFRLLDSDGATSAILEAHRSLASDTSLRQHLLAGVSRGLSCAEAIVESAGHFCDEFARSSSSYLQERALDVRDVCFQLLQHIYGEQRFPAPGKLTQPTVCMADELTPSQFLELDKTLLKGLLLKSGGTTSHTVILARSFNIPTLVGVDIDALTPWLQQEVYIDGNAGAVVVAPDDAVARYYQQEARVQAALREQQRIWLTQEARTADGIRIEVAANIAHSVEAQAAFGNGAEAVGLFRTEMLYMDRPCAPDENELYNIFCQALESAQGRSIIVRTMDIGGDKPVDYLNIPAEANPFLGYRAVRIYEEYAALFTTQLRSILRASAHGSLKIMIPMISSMEEILWVKEKLSEAKQQLRNEHIPFDEKIPLGIMLEVPSVMFIIDQCCEEIDFFSIGSNDLTQYLLAVDRDNAKVTRHYNSLNPAFLRALDFAVQAVHRQGKWIGLCGELGAKGSVLPLLVGLGLDEISMSAPSIPAAKARMAQLDSRACRQLLNQAMACRTSLEVEHLLAQFRMTQQDAPLVTAQCITLDSDWRSKEEAIKGMTDNLLLAGRCRYPRKLEADLWAREAVFSTGLGFSFAIPHSKSEHIEQSTISVARLQSPVRWGDDDAQFIIMLTLNKHAAGDQHMRIFSRLARRIMHEEFRSALVNAASADAIASLLQHELEL, from the coding sequence ATGCCCCTGATTGTGGAATTTACCTGTGAGTTGCCCAATGGCGTCCATGCACGCCCGGCAAGCCACGTTGAGACATTGTGTAATACCTTTACTTCACAGATTGAGTGGCACAACCTGCGGACCGACCGTAAAGGTAACGCCAAGAGTGCGTTGGCGCTGATTGGCACCGATACGCTGGTGGGCGATAGCTGCCAGTTGTTGATTAGCGGAGCGGATGAAGCAGAAGCCCACCAGCGCCTGAGCCAGTGGCTGCTCGACGAATTCCCCCTCTGCGATGCGCCGCTGGCAGAAGTCAAAAACAGTGAGCCAGAACCACTTCCCGCCTCGCTCACTAACCTGAATCCCCAGCTTTTTCGCGCCCGCACCGTCTGCAACGGCAGCGCGGGCGGCGTCCTGACCCTTCTCTGCGCGTTAGATCTTAACGCGCTCGGCGATCTACCAGCGGCGAACAATGTAGAAACAGAGCAGTCAGCGTTGGATCGCGGCTTAACCCTGCTGGTGAAAAACATCGAGTTTCGCTTGCTCGACAGCGACGGTGCCACCAGCGCCATACTGGAAGCCCATCGCTCACTGGCGAGTGACACCTCCCTGCGTCAGCATCTGCTGGCGGGCGTTTCACGCGGCCTGAGTTGCGCCGAGGCGATTGTGGAAAGCGCTGGCCATTTCTGCGATGAGTTTGCCCGCTCCAGCAGTAGCTATTTACAGGAACGTGCGCTGGATGTGCGGGACGTCTGCTTCCAGTTGTTGCAACACATTTACGGCGAGCAGCGCTTCCCCGCGCCGGGCAAACTGACGCAGCCAACCGTTTGTATGGCCGACGAACTAACGCCAAGCCAGTTTCTCGAACTGGACAAAACCTTGCTCAAGGGCCTGCTGTTAAAAAGCGGCGGCACCACTTCGCACACCGTCATTCTTGCCCGTTCGTTCAATATCCCAACGCTGGTCGGTGTGGATATCGATGCCTTAACCCCATGGCTGCAACAAGAGGTCTATATCGACGGGAATGCAGGTGCGGTTGTGGTCGCACCGGACGACGCGGTTGCCCGCTATTATCAACAGGAAGCCCGCGTCCAGGCAGCGTTGCGCGAGCAACAGCGTATCTGGCTCACGCAGGAGGCACGTACCGCTGACGGTATTCGCATAGAAGTCGCCGCCAATATTGCGCACTCTGTAGAAGCCCAGGCCGCATTCGGCAACGGCGCAGAAGCGGTCGGCCTGTTTCGCACCGAAATGCTTTATATGGACCGCCCCTGCGCCCCGGATGAAAACGAGCTATACAACATTTTTTGTCAGGCGCTGGAATCCGCACAGGGACGCAGCATTATTGTGCGCACCATGGACATTGGCGGCGACAAACCCGTTGATTATCTGAATATCCCAGCCGAAGCTAACCCGTTCCTCGGCTATCGCGCGGTTCGTATCTATGAAGAGTACGCTGCGCTGTTTACTACCCAGCTACGGTCGATCCTCCGCGCCTCGGCGCACGGCAGCCTGAAGATCATGATCCCGATGATCTCCTCGATGGAAGAGATCCTGTGGGTCAAAGAGAAGCTCTCTGAAGCTAAACAGCAATTACGCAACGAGCATATCCCGTTTGATGAGAAAATCCCGCTCGGCATTATGCTGGAAGTGCCGTCGGTGATGTTTATTATCGACCAGTGCTGTGAAGAGATTGATTTCTTTAGCATCGGCAGTAATGACCTGACGCAATACCTGCTGGCCGTTGATCGCGACAACGCGAAAGTGACCCGCCATTACAACAGCCTGAACCCGGCATTTCTGCGCGCGCTCGATTTCGCCGTACAGGCGGTGCATCGTCAGGGGAAATGGATCGGCCTGTGTGGAGAACTCGGCGCTAAAGGCTCCGTTCTGCCGCTGCTGGTGGGTCTGGGGCTGGATGAAATCAGCATGAGTGCACCCTCTATCCCCGCCGCCAAAGCGCGGATGGCACAACTCGACAGCCGCGCTTGCCGCCAGTTGTTGAATCAGGCGATGGCCTGTCGCACCTCGCTGGAGGTGGAGCATTTGCTGGCGCAGTTCCGCATGACGCAGCAGGATGCGCCGCTGGTCACCGCCCAATGCATCACGCTCGACAGCGACTGGCGCAGTAAAGAAGAAGCGATCAAAGGGATGACCGACAACCTGCTGCTGGCGGGCCGCTGCCGCTACCCGCGCAAACTGGAAGCGGATCTGTGGGCGCGCGAAGCGGTCTTTTCCACCGGTCTTGGCTTCAGCTTCGCTATTCCGCACAGCAAATCTGAACACATTGAGCAGTCCACCATCAGCGTGGCGAGATTGCAGTCTCCCGTCCGCTGGGGCGATGACGACGCGCAGTTCATCATCATGCTGACACTCAACAAACACGCGGCTGGCGACCAGCACATGCGCATTTTTTCGCGCCTCGCCCGACGCATCATGCACGAAGAATTCCGCAGCGCACTGGTGAACGCCGCCTCTGCCGACGCTATCGCCAGCCTGCTGCAACATGAGCTTGAACTTTAA
- the fsa gene encoding fructose-6-phosphate aldolase — protein sequence MELYLDTANVAEVERLARIFPIAGVTTNPSIVAASKESIWDVLPRLQKAIGEDGILFAQTMSRDAQGMVAEAKRLNNAVPGIVVKIPVTSEGLAAIKLLKKEGITTLGTAVYSASQGLLAALAGAKYVAPYVNRVDAQGGDGIRTVQELQALLEMHAPDSMVLAASFKTPRQALDCLLAGCEAITLPLDVAQQMLDTPAVQSAIEKFEQDWEKAFNTINL from the coding sequence ATGGAACTGTATCTGGATACTGCCAACGTGGCTGAAGTTGAACGTCTGGCCCGCATCTTCCCGATTGCCGGAGTGACGACTAACCCAAGCATTGTCGCCGCCAGCAAGGAATCGATCTGGGACGTGCTACCGCGCCTGCAAAAAGCGATTGGCGAAGACGGCATTCTGTTCGCTCAAACCATGAGCCGCGACGCGCAGGGTATGGTGGCGGAAGCTAAACGCCTGAACAACGCCGTGCCGGGGATCGTGGTAAAGATTCCGGTCACCTCGGAAGGTCTCGCCGCCATCAAGTTACTGAAAAAAGAGGGGATCACCACGCTGGGCACCGCGGTGTACAGCGCATCACAAGGTCTGCTTGCCGCACTGGCTGGGGCGAAATATGTCGCCCCCTACGTCAACCGCGTTGACGCCCAGGGCGGTGACGGCATTCGCACCGTACAGGAGCTCCAGGCCCTGCTGGAAATGCATGCGCCAGACAGCATGGTACTGGCGGCCAGCTTTAAAACGCCGCGTCAGGCGCTGGATTGTCTACTGGCTGGTTGCGAAGCTATCACCCTTCCTTTAGATGTAGCGCAACAAATGCTGGATACCCCTGCGGTACAGTCGGCTATAGAGAAGTTCGAGCAAGACTGGGAAAAAGCATTTAATACCATCAACTTGTGA
- the gldA gene encoding bifunctional L-1,2-propanediol dehydrogenase/glycerol dehydrogenase: MDRIIQSPGKYIQGADVITRLGEYLKPLAERWLVVGDKFVLGFAQGALEKSFRDAGLALEIAPFGGECSQNEIDRLRGVAESAQCGAVLGIGGGKTLDTAKALAHFMNLPVAIAPTIASTDAPCSALSVIYTDAGEFDRYLLLPHNPHMVIVDTKIVAGAPARLLAAGIGDALATWFEARACSRSGAITMAGGKCTQAALALAELCYNTLLEEGEKAMLAAEQHVVTPALERVIEANTYLSGVGFESGGLAAAHAVHNGLTAIPDAHHYYHGEKVAFGTLTQLVLENAPVEEIETVAALCHSVGLPITLAQLDIKQDIPAKMRIVAEASCAEGETIHNMPGGATPDQVYAALLVADQYGQRYLQEWE; this comes from the coding sequence ATGGATCGCATTATTCAATCACCTGGTAAATACATCCAGGGTGCAGATGTCATCACTCGTCTTGGCGAGTACCTCAAGCCGTTGGCAGAACGTTGGTTGGTTGTCGGCGACAAGTTTGTTTTAGGATTTGCCCAGGGCGCACTGGAAAAAAGCTTCAGGGATGCCGGGCTGGCGCTGGAAATTGCGCCGTTTGGCGGCGAATGTTCGCAAAATGAGATCGACCGTCTGCGTGGCGTTGCGGAAAGCGCGCAGTGTGGCGCAGTGCTCGGCATCGGCGGCGGTAAAACGCTGGATACTGCCAAGGCGCTTGCCCACTTTATGAATTTGCCGGTTGCCATTGCCCCAACCATTGCTTCTACCGATGCGCCGTGTAGCGCCCTGTCTGTTATCTATACCGATGCTGGTGAGTTTGACCGTTATTTGCTGCTGCCGCATAACCCGCATATGGTTATCGTCGATACCAAAATCGTTGCTGGCGCACCGGCGCGTCTGTTAGCCGCAGGGATCGGCGATGCGCTGGCGACCTGGTTTGAAGCGCGCGCCTGTTCACGCAGCGGCGCCATCACCATGGCAGGCGGTAAATGTACTCAGGCCGCGCTGGCGCTGGCTGAACTGTGCTACAACACGCTGCTGGAAGAGGGCGAAAAAGCGATGCTGGCGGCCGAACAGCACGTCGTCACTCCGGCGCTTGAACGCGTGATCGAAGCCAATACCTATCTCAGCGGCGTAGGCTTTGAGAGCGGCGGTCTGGCGGCAGCCCATGCGGTTCACAACGGCCTGACGGCGATTCCGGACGCGCATCATTATTATCACGGTGAAAAAGTGGCGTTTGGGACGCTGACTCAACTGGTGCTGGAAAACGCCCCGGTTGAAGAGATTGAAACCGTTGCGGCGCTGTGCCACTCCGTTGGTCTGCCGATTACGCTGGCACAGCTGGATATCAAACAGGATATTCCGGCGAAAATGCGTATCGTCGCCGAAGCATCCTGCGCGGAAGGTGAAACCATCCACAACATGCCTGGCGGTGCAACGCCGGATCAGGTTTACGCCGCACTGTTGGTTGCCGACCAGTACGGTCAGCGCTATCTGCAAGAATGGGAATAG